In the genome of Halostella limicola, one region contains:
- a CDS encoding TrmB family transcriptional regulator — protein MDESDAVESLERLGLTGYEAKVFIALQKLGAGTAREVHRVAEVPRSQVYSAAESLEQRGLVEVQQSNPMRYRPVSIDAARSTLRDRFEREQEQAFDYVETVREQHSDGGEEQEDIWTIRGRDQVEDRIVELIGDAEESVVFGTPHADLLTDDIAAALRDRAADGIPTTVVSVDDEVRGAFAGDENVVVTTPPAMFEKDGSSTGRIVRVDGDGVLLSVLGEGEIPGIDSETAFWSVGTNFASVLIELMENSVGSLERSCAETLTDR, from the coding sequence ATGGACGAGAGCGACGCCGTCGAGTCGCTCGAACGCCTCGGCCTCACCGGCTACGAGGCGAAGGTGTTCATCGCGCTGCAGAAACTCGGCGCGGGCACGGCCCGCGAGGTCCACCGCGTCGCCGAGGTCCCGCGCTCGCAGGTGTACAGCGCAGCCGAGAGCCTGGAGCAGCGCGGGCTCGTCGAGGTACAGCAGTCGAACCCGATGCGGTACCGCCCCGTCAGCATCGACGCGGCCCGTTCGACGCTGCGCGATCGCTTCGAGCGGGAACAGGAGCAGGCGTTCGACTACGTCGAGACCGTCCGCGAGCAACACAGCGACGGCGGCGAGGAGCAGGAGGACATCTGGACGATCCGCGGCCGCGACCAGGTCGAGGACCGGATCGTCGAACTGATCGGCGACGCCGAGGAGTCGGTCGTCTTCGGCACCCCCCACGCCGACCTGCTCACCGACGACATCGCGGCGGCGCTGCGCGACCGGGCCGCCGACGGGATCCCGACGACGGTCGTCAGCGTCGACGACGAGGTCCGCGGCGCGTTCGCCGGCGACGAGAACGTCGTCGTCACCACGCCGCCGGCGATGTTCGAGAAAGACGGGTCGAGCACGGGTCGGATCGTCCGCGTCGACGGCGACGGCGTCCTCCTCTCCGTGCTCGGCGAAGGTGAGATCCCCGGCATCGACAGCGAGACGGCGTTCTGGAGCGTCGGCACGAACTTCGCGTCGGTCCTCATCGAGCTGATGGAAAACAGCGTCGGGTCGCTCGAGCGGTCCTGTGCGGAGACGCTCACGGACCGGTAA
- a CDS encoding MMPL family transporter: MSVTDRLTAAITGHTKSLIAVMLVLTVIVGSGAGMVEQSSSLDQFETGSVEEEKQDYVEENFTSGRENTTTVQVIVRNESGNVLSKASLLRSLRLQESFRENESINASLAEENPIVGVSNYVAAFGMLQEERREFESMNESLREDYAALQARQEALNETSDRLQRGLGRVEQDPDADPQAVFEQVRSDAPANLSDDDAATFERAAEMVRDAESERERRAAYALATYAEPGNESVLSEEYAALQERSAELEDRQEEVQAQGEELRDLNQAIQSGDLPPLDEQTSQLEEMNASEVESVVETLLSDGEGGGDGPLGFMSASYDPGSTTADARLMVVFQSTDSAAAAPGAVSEDLTNSQLHIQDQAGAAAGDEEYIVFGFGIISEETDQSMSDSLAIVGPLALLFVLVTLLVAYRDLLDIVLGFVGIFTVLIWTFGFMGWFDITFNQIMIAVPVLLIGLSIDYAIHIFMRHREQRQENVAVEGESVRGSMRAALAGVGIALVWVTATTVIGFLSNLTSPLGPIQDFGIVSSFGIAVALLVFGAFIPALKVELDGFLERRGFDRKKRAFGTGGGRFSQVLAVGSSAAKVAPVVVIALALAVSVAGAYGATQVDTSFSNEDFIADDPPDYMYDLPEPFRPGEYSVKQNLEYINDNFQREDQTANLLVEGDVTDPETLERVDRAEESVKENEVAFVTSGGNPAVTSPNTVISDVAAQNDTMAAVVNRTDADGDGLPDENLTAVYDTLYEVAPEQASTVIYRDGGEYRAVQIEVSVRGGLTTAETTDRMRTAAAAVDDDGESDAWTATATGSPIINEIVQEQLLNTVIESLIITLIAVFGFLMVAYRITEGSATLGVVTLLPVALSVSWILGTMYLIGMPFNVLTGMITSLTIGLGVAYSIHLSERFNLELDRSGSVWEAMDRSVTGTGGALLGSAATTVGGFGVLSLAIFPALQQFGVITGLTIIYAFVASVVVLPSLLVVWLRYLAPDGVGAEERDADATVQADGGEN; the protein is encoded by the coding sequence GTGAGCGTTACTGACCGCCTCACCGCGGCGATCACGGGCCACACGAAGTCCCTGATCGCGGTGATGCTCGTTCTCACGGTGATCGTGGGTAGCGGCGCCGGGATGGTCGAACAGTCGTCCTCGCTGGACCAGTTCGAGACCGGGTCGGTCGAGGAGGAGAAGCAGGACTACGTCGAGGAGAACTTCACGTCCGGACGCGAGAACACGACGACGGTACAGGTGATCGTCCGGAACGAGAGCGGCAACGTCCTCTCGAAGGCGTCGCTGCTGCGTTCGCTTCGCCTCCAGGAGTCCTTCCGGGAGAACGAGTCGATAAACGCCTCCCTCGCCGAGGAGAACCCCATCGTCGGCGTCTCGAACTACGTCGCCGCGTTCGGGATGCTCCAGGAGGAACGGCGGGAGTTCGAGTCGATGAACGAGAGCCTCCGGGAGGACTACGCGGCCCTGCAGGCACGGCAAGAGGCGCTGAACGAGACGTCCGACCGCCTGCAGCGCGGGCTCGGTCGGGTCGAACAGGACCCCGACGCCGACCCGCAGGCGGTGTTCGAACAGGTGCGAAGTGACGCGCCGGCGAACCTCTCCGACGACGACGCGGCGACGTTCGAGCGGGCGGCCGAGATGGTCCGCGACGCCGAGTCCGAACGGGAGCGGCGGGCGGCGTACGCCCTCGCGACCTACGCCGAACCGGGCAACGAGAGCGTCCTCAGCGAGGAGTACGCGGCGCTGCAGGAGCGCTCCGCGGAACTCGAAGACAGACAGGAGGAGGTTCAGGCGCAGGGCGAAGAGCTCCGCGACCTGAATCAGGCGATCCAGTCCGGCGATCTGCCGCCGCTCGACGAGCAGACGAGCCAGCTGGAGGAGATGAACGCCTCGGAGGTCGAGTCGGTGGTCGAGACGCTCCTCTCCGACGGTGAGGGCGGTGGTGACGGCCCGCTCGGCTTCATGTCGGCGAGCTACGATCCGGGGTCGACGACCGCCGACGCCCGGCTGATGGTCGTGTTCCAGTCGACCGATTCGGCCGCCGCGGCGCCCGGAGCCGTCTCCGAGGACCTGACGAACTCGCAGCTACATATCCAGGATCAGGCCGGGGCGGCGGCCGGCGACGAGGAGTACATCGTCTTCGGCTTCGGCATCATCAGCGAGGAGACCGATCAGTCGATGAGCGACAGCCTGGCCATCGTCGGCCCGCTGGCGCTGCTTTTCGTCCTCGTGACGCTGCTCGTCGCCTACCGCGACCTGCTCGACATCGTCCTCGGGTTCGTCGGCATCTTCACCGTGCTGATCTGGACGTTCGGCTTCATGGGCTGGTTCGACATCACCTTCAACCAGATCATGATCGCGGTGCCCGTCCTGCTCATCGGGCTCTCCATCGACTACGCGATCCACATCTTCATGCGCCACCGCGAGCAGCGCCAGGAGAACGTCGCCGTCGAGGGCGAGAGCGTCCGCGGGTCGATGCGGGCCGCGCTCGCCGGCGTCGGCATCGCCCTGGTGTGGGTGACCGCGACGACCGTCATCGGGTTCCTGTCGAACCTCACCAGCCCCCTCGGTCCGATCCAGGACTTCGGGATCGTGAGCTCCTTCGGCATCGCCGTCGCCCTGCTCGTGTTCGGGGCGTTCATCCCCGCGCTGAAGGTGGAACTCGACGGCTTCCTCGAGCGCCGCGGCTTCGACCGGAAGAAGCGAGCGTTCGGTACCGGCGGCGGCCGCTTCAGCCAGGTCCTCGCCGTCGGGTCGTCCGCCGCGAAGGTCGCTCCCGTCGTCGTCATCGCGCTGGCGCTCGCGGTCAGCGTCGCCGGCGCGTACGGCGCGACGCAGGTCGACACCAGCTTCTCGAACGAGGACTTCATCGCGGACGACCCGCCGGACTACATGTACGACCTGCCGGAGCCGTTCCGGCCCGGCGAGTACTCCGTGAAGCAGAACCTGGAGTACATCAACGACAACTTCCAGCGGGAGGACCAGACCGCCAACCTGTTGGTGGAAGGCGACGTCACCGACCCGGAGACGCTCGAACGCGTCGACCGCGCGGAGGAGAGCGTGAAGGAGAACGAGGTGGCGTTCGTCACCTCCGGCGGCAACCCGGCTGTGACGAGCCCCAACACCGTCATCAGCGACGTGGCCGCCCAGAACGACACGATGGCGGCGGTCGTGAACCGGACCGACGCCGACGGCGACGGGCTCCCCGACGAGAACCTGACCGCCGTGTACGACACGCTGTACGAGGTGGCGCCGGAGCAAGCGTCGACCGTGATCTACCGCGACGGCGGCGAGTACCGGGCTGTGCAGATAGAGGTCTCGGTCAGGGGCGGTCTCACCACGGCGGAGACCACCGACCGGATGCGCACGGCCGCGGCCGCTGTCGACGACGACGGCGAGAGCGACGCCTGGACCGCGACCGCGACCGGGAGCCCCATCATCAACGAGATCGTGCAGGAACAGCTGCTGAACACCGTCATCGAGAGCCTGATCATCACGCTCATCGCGGTGTTCGGGTTCCTGATGGTCGCCTACCGGATCACCGAGGGCAGCGCGACGCTCGGCGTCGTGACGCTGCTGCCGGTCGCGCTGTCCGTCTCGTGGATCCTCGGCACGATGTACCTGATCGGGATGCCCTTCAACGTCCTGACGGGGATGATCACCAGCCTGACGATCGGGCTGGGGGTCGCCTACAGCATCCACCTGAGCGAGCGGTTCAACCTCGAACTCGACCGCTCCGGATCGGTGTGGGAGGCGATGGACAGGAGCGTCACGGGGACCGGCGGGGCGCTGCTCGGCAGCGCCGCGACGACCGTCGGCGGGTTCGGCGTGCTCTCGCTCGCCATCTTCCCGGCGCTCCAGCAGTTCGGCGTCATCACCGGGCTGACGATCATCTACGCGTTCGTCGCGAGCGTCGTCGTCCTGCCGAGCCTGCTCGTCGTGTGGCTGCGCTATCTCGCGCCCGACGGGGTCGGCGCCGAGGAGCGGGACGCCGACGCGACGGTGCAAGCCGACGGTGGTGAGAACTGA
- a CDS encoding mRNA surveillance protein pelota — MKIQSRSPAEEGKERVSLVPESLDDLWHLQYVLEPGDLVAGDTTRRIQRDDDKMRDTGGQREHMHVTIDVDTVEFAKFANRLRVGGEIVDASREDQLGFHHTINVEERDEITVTKRFKPDQMERLEEAAEATDAPDVAIATVEEGEAHIHTVAQYGTDEYGSFTGTTGKGEYARSRDELFGEVTAALGRMDVDAIILAGPGFTKQDALDFIEDEAPELAEKITTVDTSAVGDRGVHEVLKRGAVEDVQQETRIAEEAELIDELTRRIGEGAKAAYGPVEVAKAADFGAVETLLVLDERLRKERGAVSEDEEGREWDVDVNEIVTNVEQQGGDVTVFSSDFAPGDQLANLGGIAALLRYRME, encoded by the coding sequence ATGAAGATACAGAGCCGGAGCCCCGCCGAGGAGGGCAAGGAGCGGGTCTCCCTGGTCCCCGAGAGCCTCGACGACCTCTGGCACCTGCAGTACGTGCTGGAGCCCGGCGACCTCGTCGCGGGCGACACGACACGGCGGATTCAGCGCGACGACGACAAGATGCGCGACACGGGCGGCCAGCGCGAGCACATGCACGTCACCATCGACGTCGACACGGTCGAGTTCGCCAAGTTCGCCAACCGGCTCCGGGTCGGCGGCGAGATCGTCGACGCCTCCCGCGAGGACCAGCTCGGTTTCCACCACACGATCAACGTGGAGGAGCGCGACGAGATCACCGTCACGAAGCGGTTCAAGCCGGACCAGATGGAGCGACTGGAGGAGGCCGCTGAGGCGACCGACGCGCCGGACGTCGCCATCGCGACCGTCGAGGAGGGCGAGGCTCACATCCACACCGTCGCCCAGTACGGCACCGACGAGTACGGGTCGTTCACGGGCACGACCGGGAAGGGCGAGTACGCCCGCTCCCGCGACGAGCTGTTCGGCGAAGTCACCGCGGCGCTCGGCCGCATGGACGTCGACGCGATCATCCTCGCCGGCCCCGGTTTCACGAAGCAGGACGCCCTCGACTTCATCGAGGACGAGGCCCCCGAACTGGCCGAGAAGATCACGACCGTCGACACCAGCGCCGTCGGCGACCGCGGCGTCCACGAGGTGCTCAAGCGCGGCGCGGTCGAGGACGTGCAACAGGAGACCCGCATCGCCGAGGAGGCGGAGCTCATCGACGAGCTCACCCGCCGAATCGGCGAGGGCGCGAAGGCCGCGTACGGCCCCGTGGAGGTCGCGAAGGCGGCGGACTTCGGCGCGGTGGAGACGCTACTCGTCCTCGACGAGCGCCTCAGGAAGGAGCGCGGCGCGGTGAGCGAGGACGAGGAGGGCCGGGAGTGGGACGTCGACGTGAACGAGATCGTGACGAACGTCGAACAGCAGGGCGGCGACGTCACGGTCTTCTCCTCGGACTTCGCGCCGGGGGATCAGCTCGCCAACCTCGGCGGCATCGCGGCGCTGCTGCGCTACCGGATGGAGTAG
- a CDS encoding MBL fold metallo-hydrolase — protein MHVTFLGTGSAMPTGERAQTGILLEDGDRRLLVDCGSGVLNRLARTDAGYEGVSTVLLTHHHLDHVADLLPLLKARWLAGEEHLEVVGPTGTKALVDDMLDVHDYLKGKVDLQVREIGAQEFTVAGFDVEGYETRHSMPCLAYRFGDAFVFSGDSEAFEGLANFADGAAVLAHDCSFPDDVDVSNHPTPTQLGEALAGAEIGRVYLTHFYPHAEGHHEEMINAVREGYDGDVRIASDLTTLRIE, from the coding sequence ATGCACGTGACCTTTCTCGGAACCGGGAGCGCGATGCCGACCGGCGAGCGGGCCCAGACCGGCATCCTCCTGGAGGACGGCGACCGGCGGCTGCTGGTCGACTGCGGGAGCGGCGTCCTCAACCGCCTCGCGCGGACCGATGCCGGGTACGAGGGCGTCTCCACGGTGCTCCTCACGCACCACCACCTCGACCACGTCGCCGACCTACTCCCGCTGCTGAAGGCGCGCTGGCTGGCCGGCGAGGAGCATCTCGAGGTGGTCGGCCCGACCGGGACGAAGGCGCTTGTCGACGACATGCTCGACGTTCACGACTACCTCAAGGGGAAGGTCGACCTGCAGGTGCGTGAGATCGGAGCGCAGGAGTTCACCGTCGCCGGGTTCGACGTCGAGGGTTACGAGACCCGTCACTCGATGCCGTGTCTCGCCTACCGGTTCGGCGACGCGTTCGTCTTCAGCGGGGACTCCGAGGCGTTCGAGGGGCTGGCGAACTTCGCCGACGGCGCTGCGGTGCTCGCCCACGACTGCTCGTTCCCCGACGACGTGGACGTGTCGAACCACCCGACGCCAACCCAGCTCGGCGAGGCGCTCGCCGGCGCGGAGATCGGCCGCGTCTACCTCACGCACTTCTACCCGCACGCGGAGGGACACCACGAGGAGATGATCAATGCCGTCCGCGAGGGGTACGACGGCGACGTGCGGATCGCGTCGGACCTGACGACCCTTCGGATAGAGTAG
- a CDS encoding ATP-dependent helicase: MDENGVPVDESDLPFDPADATITDGDVLELLEPAVREWWVEEFGEFVPENDGFFTPPQEGAIPLVHEGTNALIAAPTGSGKTLASFTSIINELFRREKTAGLENSVYCLYVSPLKSLANDIHRNLEVPLDGITEIMERRDESVGEVRHAIRHGDTSDSDRQKMLTETPHILNTTPETLAILLNSPKFREKLRTVEYVVVDEIHSIADGKRGTHLSVSLERLERIANTSPTRIGCSATIEPLSDVAEFLVGQGDPGGDHRDYEIVDARFAREFDIELHCPTDDLINTPREVVQGRFYDELHDLVQANTNTLVFTNTRSGAERVLQNLRERYDAYDEGNSGCHHGSLSKEARQDIEQRLKDGSLDVVTSSTSLELGIDMPHVDMVVQVGSPKSVAALLQRIGRAGHRVGQTVTGRVVALDRDELVECAVMLKKAEEGFVDSVSIPENAQDVAAQHVYGMAINEVMPEDELRGVLRRAYPYRNYGDDRWEQLMRYLTADYEGLEDKNVYAKVWRDENDPPDGEHHYDDFPVGEPLIGKRGRLARVIYMTNIGTIPDSFTCDVYTRGSNEWVGNLDENYLDTLEKGDVFVLGGQNFQFSYRRGSKVYVDRTSARPTVPSWFSERLPLSYDLGKEILAFQGELVERLEAGGAPAVRRWLREYPLDDDSVRAVARMFDQQTRYAGRESVSTDERIAIEEEKDRDEYERHYYVHSNYGRRFNDGLSRVLAYRCAQEANANVSVAVADNGFTLSMPLNRKVNVAGILRDLKADDVRSLLRESIEDTELLQRYFRINATRSLMILKRYKGYEKSAQEQQVSSEMLLGFAEDLDDFAVIEETYREILEDKLNVAGIEEVVAAISAGDVTVAERSVASPSPRAFGLATLMASDVVLADDESAALQAFHERVVDAIGEEVDTTSVLAGDE, from the coding sequence ATGGACGAGAACGGGGTGCCGGTCGACGAGAGCGATCTGCCGTTCGACCCCGCCGACGCGACGATCACGGACGGGGACGTTCTCGAACTGCTGGAGCCCGCGGTGCGGGAGTGGTGGGTCGAGGAGTTCGGCGAGTTCGTCCCCGAGAACGACGGCTTCTTCACGCCGCCGCAGGAGGGCGCGATCCCCCTCGTCCACGAGGGGACGAACGCGCTCATCGCCGCGCCGACGGGCAGCGGCAAGACGCTCGCGTCGTTCACGTCGATAATCAACGAGCTGTTCCGACGCGAGAAGACGGCGGGGCTGGAGAACTCCGTCTACTGCCTCTACGTCTCGCCGCTGAAGTCGCTGGCCAACGACATCCACCGGAACCTGGAGGTGCCGCTTGACGGGATCACCGAGATCATGGAGCGCCGCGACGAGTCGGTCGGCGAGGTGCGCCACGCCATCCGGCACGGCGACACCAGCGACAGCGACCGCCAGAAGATGCTGACGGAGACGCCGCACATCCTCAACACGACGCCGGAGACGCTCGCCATCCTCCTCAACTCGCCGAAGTTCCGCGAGAAGCTCCGCACCGTCGAGTACGTCGTCGTCGACGAGATACACTCGATCGCCGACGGCAAGCGCGGGACGCACCTCTCGGTCAGCCTCGAACGCCTCGAACGGATCGCGAACACGTCGCCGACCCGCATCGGCTGTTCCGCGACGATCGAACCGCTCTCGGACGTCGCGGAGTTCCTCGTCGGCCAGGGCGACCCCGGCGGCGATCACCGCGACTACGAGATCGTCGACGCCCGCTTCGCCCGGGAGTTCGACATCGAACTCCACTGCCCCACGGACGACCTCATCAACACGCCGCGGGAGGTGGTGCAGGGCCGGTTCTACGACGAACTGCACGACTTGGTGCAGGCGAACACGAACACGCTCGTGTTCACGAACACGCGGTCGGGGGCGGAGCGCGTCCTCCAGAACCTCCGGGAGCGATACGACGCCTACGACGAGGGGAACTCCGGCTGTCACCACGGGAGCCTCTCGAAGGAGGCCCGCCAGGACATCGAACAGCGGCTGAAAGACGGGAGCCTCGACGTGGTCACCTCCTCGACCAGCCTCGAACTCGGCATCGACATGCCCCACGTCGACATGGTGGTGCAGGTCGGCTCGCCGAAGAGTGTCGCCGCCCTGCTCCAGCGGATCGGTCGCGCCGGCCACCGCGTCGGCCAGACCGTGACCGGGCGGGTCGTCGCGCTCGACCGCGACGAACTCGTCGAGTGCGCGGTCATGCTGAAGAAGGCCGAGGAGGGGTTCGTCGACAGCGTCTCGATCCCGGAGAACGCACAGGACGTGGCCGCCCAGCACGTCTACGGGATGGCGATCAACGAGGTGATGCCCGAGGACGAACTCCGCGGCGTCCTCCGGCGGGCGTACCCCTATCGGAACTACGGCGACGACCGGTGGGAACAGCTCATGCGCTATCTCACGGCCGACTACGAGGGGCTGGAGGACAAGAACGTCTACGCGAAGGTGTGGCGCGACGAGAACGACCCGCCGGACGGCGAGCACCACTACGACGACTTCCCGGTAGGCGAGCCGCTGATCGGCAAGCGCGGCCGCCTCGCCCGCGTCATCTACATGACGAACATCGGCACCATCCCGGACTCGTTCACCTGCGACGTGTACACCCGCGGGAGCAACGAGTGGGTCGGCAACCTGGACGAGAACTACCTCGACACGCTGGAGAAAGGCGACGTGTTCGTCCTCGGCGGCCAGAACTTCCAGTTCAGCTATCGCCGCGGGTCGAAGGTGTACGTCGACCGGACGAGCGCGCGCCCGACCGTCCCCTCGTGGTTCTCCGAGCGCCTGCCACTGTCGTACGACCTCGGCAAGGAGATCCTGGCGTTCCAGGGCGAACTCGTCGAGCGCCTGGAGGCGGGTGGCGCGCCCGCCGTGCGGCGCTGGCTCCGGGAGTACCCGCTGGACGACGACAGCGTGCGGGCCGTCGCTCGGATGTTCGATCAGCAGACCCGCTACGCCGGGCGCGAGAGCGTCAGCACGGACGAGCGCATCGCGATCGAGGAGGAGAAAGACCGCGACGAGTACGAGCGCCACTACTACGTCCACTCGAACTACGGCCGGCGGTTCAACGACGGCCTCTCGCGGGTCCTCGCCTACCGGTGCGCGCAGGAGGCGAACGCCAACGTCTCGGTCGCCGTCGCGGACAACGGGTTCACGCTCTCGATGCCGCTCAACCGGAAGGTGAACGTGGCGGGCATCCTGCGGGACCTGAAGGCCGACGACGTGCGCTCGCTCCTGCGCGAGAGCATCGAGGACACCGAGTTGCTCCAGCGGTACTTCCGGATCAACGCGACGCGCTCGCTGATGATCCTGAAGCGGTACAAGGGGTACGAGAAGTCCGCCCAGGAGCAGCAGGTCTCCAGCGAGATGCTGCTCGGCTTCGCGGAGGACCTCGACGACTTCGCCGTCATCGAGGAGACCTACCGCGAGATACTGGAGGACAAGCTGAACGTCGCCGGCATCGAGGAGGTCGTCGCGGCGATCTCCGCGGGCGACGTGACGGTCGCCGAGCGGTCGGTCGCGTCGCCGTCGCCGCGCGCGTTCGGCCTCGCGACGCTGATGGCCAGCGACGTGGTCCTCGCGGACGACGAGAGCGCCGCCCTGCAGGCGTTCCACGAGCGCGTCGTCGACGCCATCGGCGAGGAGGTCGACACGACGAGCGTCCTCGCCGGCGACGAGTGA